Within the Streptomyces sp. YIM 121038 genome, the region GGTGCGGGCGCGGTGGGCCTCGTGGTGGCTCTCGTGGTCTGCGGCGCGGCGGGCTGCGGCGGTGGCGGCCGGACTCCGTCGGATCAGCGAGGTGGCACCGACGGACCGGCGTCCCCGCCCACCTCGGCGCGGTCCGGCGGTTCGAGCGCGGAGGCGCCCGGCGACCGAGGAGGCGGCACCGGCGATCACGGCGGAGTCGGGGACGCAGGGGGAGCGGGCGGTGGCGACGGCGGCGGCGAAGGCGGGGACGACATCCCGCCGGCCTCCGCGCCACCCGTCGCGCCCGGCGAAGGTGAGATCAGCGGTATCGGGGTGTACCCCGGCGAAGACATCGGCGGCGTCGACAGCAGCAGCCCCTCCGTCGACGGGACGGCGGGCAGCACCTCCAGCTCGCCGCCGCAGCCGTGCGGCGACTCCGGCGGCGGAGGCGGTTCGTGCGCCCCGTCGGCCGCACCCGGGTCTTCCGCGATAGCGCCACCCACGGCGGGCGGGGAATCCTGAAGGGGGTTCCTGACGCCGGTTTTTGGGGCGGCGGGCATGCCCTCGTCGTGATGTCGGGCCGCGGAGGCGGTCGGCCCGCGGACTGTGCCTCCGGCACGTTTGGAGATGGAGGTCGATTGCTGGATAGAGTTGTTCCCTCTTGATTCATCACCGCTGGTCGAGGGGGCGATCGGCGGTCGGTGGACGACTGACGTCCTGGGGAGGGCTTGCCGCGCATGAGTCGTCGCTCTAGTGGTCTGGTCGGTGTCTGGGCCGAGGCGCAGCGCCAGCAACAGCGCCAGAGGGAAGCCGAAGCCAGGCTGCGGAGGGAGCGGGAGCGGGAGGCTCGTGCCCAGCAGCGCCAGCAGGCCCGCGACTACCGGGAGTACCGCCAGGCGGAGGCCAGGCGGCGGACCGAGGAACTGGACTCCGAAGTCGATGCGCTTCAGGGCCTGTTGGCGTCGGGGTGTCGCGGCCCCGCCTTCAGGGCGGCCATGCTCCTGCGGGCCGAGGAGGTCGAGCCGTTCTCGCCGGGGCACCTGGCCGTGCCGGTCACCATGCCGGACCCGAACCAGTACCAGGCCCAGGGCGGTTGGACGGCCGGCCGCCGCGCACAGGCACAGGCCGAGGCGCGGGCCAGGTTCGAACACGACTGGCAGGCCGCGCAGGCGGCGGAGACCCGGCGGCAGCAACAACTCGCCGCACTCCACCACCAGTACGCGCAGTGGGCCGAGAGCCAGCTCGCGGAGGTGCGCGGCTACAACGCGAGCATCGCCGAGGTGTCCGCGGGAGTGCGGCGCGGCGACCCCGAGTCCGTGGTGGAGTACTTCTCCGCCGCCCTCTACGCCTCCACCGCCTGGCCCGAGAGCTTCCCGCGCCGGATCTCCGCGGCCTACGATCCGGCGGCACGACAGCTGGTCCTCGACTGGGAGCTCCCGGGCTTCGACGTCGTCCCCGAGACGAAGTCCGTGCGGTACATGGTCACCGCCGACGAGGAGAAGGAGACACCGCGCCCGGTCAGCCAGCGCCGGTCCCTGTACCGCGACGTCCTCGCGCAGTGCCTGCTGCTCGTCCTGCACGACCTCTTCGCCGCGGACGAGCACGGAGCCCTCGAGTCGGTGGCGCTGAACGGATTCGTGGACGACCACGACCCGGCGACGGGCAGGCAGACGCAGATCTTCCTGGCCACCGTGATGGCGCCGCGCTCCACGTTCACGCAGATGCATCTGGAGCAGGTGGACGCGGTGAGCTGCCTGGCCGACGGGCTCAGGGGCCAGCTGACGGCACGGCCCGACCAACTGGTGCCCGTGCGCCTCGGGCGCAGGCCCGACGACGTGGGCAACCACGTCGTGACCCACGGCGGTGCCGGTGACGAACCGGATCTGTACGACATGGATCCGATCGTGTTCGAGTCGCTCGTCGCGGACCTCTTCCGCGCCATGGGCATGCAGGCCGTGATGACGCAGCGCTCGAACGACGGCGGGGTGGACGTCGACGCCCTGGACCCCGCCCCGATCCGCGGCGGCAAGATCGTCGTACAGGTGAAGCGCTACCGCAACACCGTGCCGCCCACGGCGGTGCGCGACCTGTACGGCACGGTCCAGGACCAGGGCGCCAACAAGGGCGTGCTGGTCACCACGTCGGGATTCGGTCCCGGCTCCCACACCTTCGCCAACGGCAAGCCCCTTGAGCTG harbors:
- a CDS encoding restriction endonuclease, with protein sequence MSRRSSGLVGVWAEAQRQQQRQREAEARLRREREREARAQQRQQARDYREYRQAEARRRTEELDSEVDALQGLLASGCRGPAFRAAMLLRAEEVEPFSPGHLAVPVTMPDPNQYQAQGGWTAGRRAQAQAEARARFEHDWQAAQAAETRRQQQLAALHHQYAQWAESQLAEVRGYNASIAEVSAGVRRGDPESVVEYFSAALYASTAWPESFPRRISAAYDPAARQLVLDWELPGFDVVPETKSVRYMVTADEEKETPRPVSQRRSLYRDVLAQCLLLVLHDLFAADEHGALESVALNGFVDDHDPATGRQTQIFLATVMAPRSTFTQMHLEQVDAVSCLADGLRGQLTARPDQLVPVRLGRRPDDVGNHVVTHGGAGDEPDLYDMDPIVFESLVADLFRAMGMQAVMTQRSNDGGVDVDALDPAPIRGGKIVVQVKRYRNTVPPTAVRDLYGTVQDQGANKGVLVTTSGFGPGSHTFANGKPLELISGSELVDLLHRHGLHGRLGERTAPAPAPAPAPQPEDHNVLGMSWSGAVALDVCALVCSGHRVLSDDHFVFFNNPRTPDGAVRAHPATPPDKAALRVSFEALPEAADRLALVAAIDPETNPDADLSGFTDARIRLLDPALTELGQLEVSDGRAGETALVLGSFRRRASGDWDFVVGGKGYPGGLEQLLPDFGIAVE